From a single Streptomyces misionensis genomic region:
- the mtrA gene encoding two-component system response regulator MtrA, which yields MMSFMKGRVLVVDDDTALAEMLGIVLRGEGFEPSFVADGDKALAAFRESKPDLVLLDLMLPGRDGIEVCRLIRAESGVPIVMLTAKSDTVDVVVGLESGADDYIVKPFKPKELVARIRARLRRSEEPAPEQLTIGDLVIDVAGHSVKRDGQSIALTPLEFDLLVALARKPWQVFTREVLLEQVWGYRHAADTRLVNVHVQRLRSKVEKDPERPEIVVTVRGVGYKAGPS from the coding sequence ATGATGTCGTTTATGAAGGGACGAGTCCTTGTCGTCGACGACGACACCGCACTGGCCGAGATGCTCGGCATCGTGCTGCGTGGTGAAGGTTTTGAGCCGTCTTTCGTAGCCGACGGCGACAAGGCGCTGGCCGCGTTCCGTGAGAGCAAGCCCGATCTGGTGCTGCTCGACCTGATGCTGCCCGGACGGGACGGCATCGAGGTGTGCCGGCTGATCCGGGCGGAGTCCGGAGTGCCGATCGTGATGCTCACGGCCAAGAGCGACACCGTCGATGTCGTGGTGGGCCTGGAGTCCGGCGCGGACGACTACATCGTCAAGCCGTTCAAGCCGAAGGAACTGGTGGCGCGGATCCGGGCGCGGCTGCGGCGGTCCGAGGAGCCGGCGCCGGAGCAGCTGACCATCGGTGACCTGGTCATCGACGTGGCCGGGCACTCGGTGAAGCGGGACGGGCAGTCGATCGCGCTGACCCCGCTGGAGTTCGACCTGCTGGTCGCGCTCGCCCGCAAGCCCTGGCAGGTCTTCACGCGCGAGGTGCTGCTCGAACAGGTGTGGGGATACCGCCACGCCGCCGACACCCGCCTCGTCAACGTCCATGTGCAGCGGCTGCGTTCCAAGGTTGAGAAGGACCCGGAGCGGCCGGAGATCGTGGTGACCGTCCGTGGTGTCGGTTACAAGGCCGGGCCGAGCTGA
- the mtnA gene encoding S-methyl-5-thioribose-1-phosphate isomerase has protein sequence MADHQARSGGDERPSGIPAIRWEEPPEGPVLVLLDQTRLPVEEVELVCTDASALVEAIRSLAVRGAPLLGIAGAYGVALAAARGFDVPEAAQALEAARPTAVNLSVGVRRALAAHEAELARSGEPAAAAEAALAAARALHRQDAEASARMAAHGLALLGELLPGGGHRILTHCNTGALVSGGEGTAFAVALAAHREGRLRRLWVDETRPLLQGARLTAYEAARNGMAYTLLTDNAAGSLFAAGEVDAVLIGADRIAADGSVANKVGSYPLAVLARHHQVPFIVVAPLTTIDMATPDGSAIEVEQRAGFEVTEVMAPQAQVTGAGGGVPVAPLGTQAYNPAFDVTPPELVTAIVTEEGAVSPVTREALAAMCAAATG, from the coding sequence ATGGCTGATCATCAGGCACGAAGCGGCGGGGACGAACGGCCGTCCGGAATACCGGCGATCCGATGGGAGGAACCACCCGAAGGTCCCGTACTGGTCCTCCTCGACCAGACGAGGCTTCCCGTGGAAGAGGTCGAGTTGGTGTGCACGGACGCATCGGCGCTGGTGGAGGCGATCCGTTCGCTCGCCGTGCGCGGGGCGCCGCTGCTCGGGATCGCGGGGGCGTACGGCGTCGCGCTCGCCGCCGCGCGCGGCTTCGACGTGCCCGAGGCGGCACAGGCGCTGGAGGCCGCCCGGCCGACCGCGGTGAACCTGTCCGTCGGGGTGCGCCGGGCCCTGGCCGCGCACGAGGCCGAGCTGGCCAGGAGCGGTGAGCCGGCCGCGGCGGCGGAGGCGGCGTTGGCCGCGGCGCGGGCGCTGCACCGGCAGGACGCCGAGGCCAGTGCCCGGATGGCGGCTCACGGCCTGGCGTTGCTGGGCGAGCTGCTGCCCGGCGGCGGTCACCGGATCCTGACCCACTGCAACACCGGGGCGCTGGTCTCGGGCGGTGAGGGCACGGCCTTCGCGGTGGCGCTCGCGGCGCATCGTGAGGGGCGGCTGCGGCGGCTGTGGGTGGACGAGACGCGTCCGCTGCTCCAGGGGGCGCGTCTGACGGCGTACGAGGCGGCGCGCAACGGGATGGCGTACACGCTGCTCACCGACAACGCGGCGGGTTCCCTGTTCGCGGCGGGTGAGGTGGACGCGGTGCTGATCGGGGCGGACCGGATCGCGGCGGACGGCTCGGTGGCGAACAAGGTGGGCAGCTATCCGCTCGCCGTGCTCGCCCGCCACCACCAGGTGCCGTTCATCGTGGTGGCGCCGCTGACCACGATCGACATGGCCACCCCGGACGGGTCGGCCATCGAGGTCGAGCAGCGCGCCGGCTTCGAGGTGACCGAGGTGATGGCGCCGCAGGCGCAGGTGACCGGGGCCGGCGGCGGGGTCCCGGTGGCGCCGCTGGGCACGCAGGCGTACAACCCGGCGTTCGATGTGACACCGCCCGAGCTGGTGACGGCGATCGTGACGGAGGAGGGTGCCGTGTCGCCCGTGACCAGGGAGGCGCTCGCGGCGATGTGCGCCGCGGCAACCGGCTGA
- a CDS encoding DUF7544 domain-containing protein codes for MTDTPGWASPGSEPTPEGREPGASDPADHPGTGSGASAPQPGAQPQGPGAQWSKEQPAAGQWSAPTGAPGPGQTPPPPPPGPGWGGPGPGMPGGYGAPPGGPGGYGGGYGGYGVPGGYGAWGGGWAPPAAKPGVIPLRPLGVGEILDGAVSTLRTHWRTVLGISLTLAVVTEIATILLQRYFLNNTATQDTLNDPGTSAADAFRVMGESLLGTFVLSLITLIGTLIATAMLTSVTSRAVLGRPVSPGEAWREARPQVWKLFGQLLLLGLIGVGVMLGGAVPGIIGFLAGNENVGITLLVFGLLAAFVVVIWLTVRFSLAAPALMLERQGIVQSLRRSTKLVQGSWWRILGIQLLAGLIVGIAKVVISIPFTVAALIAGGDGLAGFLGENGAHVSWTFLLISGIGAVIGTTITLPISAGVTVLLYVDQRIRREGLDLELARAAGVQGAPTGAPGPVPGS; via the coding sequence ATGACTGACACTCCGGGCTGGGCCTCGCCCGGATCCGAGCCGACGCCCGAGGGACGGGAGCCCGGCGCGTCCGACCCGGCCGACCACCCCGGAACCGGTTCCGGCGCGTCCGCGCCGCAGCCGGGCGCGCAGCCGCAGGGCCCAGGCGCGCAGTGGTCCAAGGAGCAGCCGGCGGCCGGCCAGTGGTCCGCGCCCACCGGAGCCCCCGGCCCCGGCCAGACGCCGCCGCCCCCGCCGCCCGGGCCCGGCTGGGGCGGCCCCGGGCCCGGCATGCCCGGCGGCTACGGAGCGCCCCCCGGCGGACCCGGCGGTTACGGCGGCGGGTACGGCGGCTACGGCGTCCCCGGTGGTTACGGAGCCTGGGGCGGTGGCTGGGCCCCGCCCGCGGCCAAGCCCGGAGTCATCCCGCTGCGCCCGCTCGGCGTCGGTGAGATCCTCGACGGCGCCGTCTCCACCCTGCGCACCCACTGGCGCACGGTCCTCGGCATATCCCTGACGCTCGCCGTCGTCACGGAGATCGCCACGATCCTCCTGCAGCGCTACTTCCTGAACAACACCGCCACCCAGGACACCCTGAACGATCCGGGCACCTCGGCCGCCGACGCCTTCCGCGTCATGGGCGAGTCCCTCCTCGGCACCTTCGTCCTGTCCCTGATCACCCTGATCGGGACGCTCATCGCCACCGCGATGCTGACGAGCGTGACCAGTCGCGCCGTCCTCGGCCGGCCGGTCAGCCCGGGTGAGGCCTGGCGGGAAGCCCGCCCGCAGGTGTGGAAGCTGTTCGGCCAGCTGCTCCTGCTCGGACTCATCGGCGTCGGCGTCATGCTGGGCGGCGCGGTCCCCGGCATCATCGGCTTCCTCGCCGGCAACGAGAACGTCGGCATCACACTCCTGGTCTTCGGCCTGCTCGCCGCGTTCGTCGTGGTCATCTGGCTGACGGTGCGCTTCTCGCTGGCCGCGCCCGCGCTGATGCTGGAACGCCAGGGCATCGTGCAGTCGCTGCGCCGCTCCACCAAGCTGGTGCAGGGCTCCTGGTGGCGCATCCTCGGCATCCAGCTGCTCGCCGGACTCATCGTCGGCATCGCCAAGGTCGTCATCTCGATCCCGTTCACCGTCGCCGCGCTGATCGCGGGCGGCGACGGCCTGGCCGGCTTCCTCGGCGAGAACGGGGCGCACGTCAGCTGGACCTTCCTGCTGATCAGCGGGATCGGCGCGGTGATCGGCACCACCATCACGCTGCCGATCTCCGCCGGAGTCACCGTGCTCCTCTACGTCGACCAGCGCATCCGCCGCGAGGGCCTCGACCTGGAACTGGCCCGCGCCGCCGGTGTCCAGGGCGCCCCCACCGGCGCCCCAGGCCCCGTCCCGGGGAGCTGA
- a CDS encoding DUF4129 domain-containing protein, with product MTDPRDPAREAARRELAKRMYHENDPGLVSRALKALWNWLDGLFGSAAPMAPGGSVGLWVVVLFVVAVLAALWWRLGSPGRRAPRSAAVLFDDGPRSAAEHRAASEAHAAQGHWSQAVQERMRAVVRALEERTVLDARPGRTADEAAAEAGRALPAHLDRLRAAAREFDDVTYGGRGASEQSYRRLAELDRDLERTRPAHADSTADTARSTSQGAAE from the coding sequence GTGACCGACCCGCGCGATCCCGCGCGGGAGGCGGCCCGGCGCGAGCTGGCCAAGCGCATGTACCACGAGAACGACCCCGGCCTGGTCTCACGCGCCCTGAAGGCACTGTGGAACTGGCTCGACGGGCTGTTCGGCTCGGCCGCGCCCATGGCTCCCGGCGGCTCGGTCGGCCTGTGGGTCGTCGTGCTGTTCGTCGTCGCCGTCCTGGCCGCCCTGTGGTGGCGCCTCGGCTCCCCCGGCCGCCGCGCGCCCCGCTCCGCGGCGGTCCTGTTCGACGACGGCCCGCGCAGCGCCGCCGAGCACCGCGCGGCGAGCGAGGCACACGCGGCCCAGGGCCACTGGAGCCAGGCCGTCCAGGAACGCATGCGGGCCGTCGTCCGCGCCCTGGAGGAGCGCACCGTGCTCGACGCCCGCCCGGGCCGGACCGCCGACGAGGCGGCCGCCGAGGCCGGCCGCGCCCTGCCCGCACACCTCGACCGGCTGCGCGCCGCCGCCCGCGAGTTCGACGACGTGACGTACGGCGGACGCGGTGCGAGCGAGCAGTCGTACCGCCGCCTCGCCGAACTCGACCGCGATCTGGAACGCACCAGGCCCGCCCACGCCGACAGCACGGCCGACACGGCCCGTAGCACCAGCCAGGGGGCCGCCGAGTGA
- a CDS encoding DUF4350 domain-containing protein, with translation MSTAAAPPTTSTAPTARALWNRTRGIALAVVLLLAGAVVLAAVRSTERHGELDPRSADPTGSRAVAELLAERGVTTRVVGTLDAARAAAGPDTTLLVAVPDLLTRGQQTALHRATAASGGRTVLVAASGWSVERLAPGVVADPADSLGTTLTPDCDLPEARRAGSADTGGIRYTTTRSGAQACYPSDRLATLLRLPAASGGDTVVLGAPDILYNDRLDKQGNASLALQLLGSRPHLVWYLPSLSDDSAADNADGESFLDLLPSGWLWATLQLFIAAVLAAFWRGRRFGPLVPERLPVAIRASETTEGRARLYRKANARDRAAAALRSATRTRLAPLVGLPAAQAHTPEALLPALSARLTGEGQDLRSLLFGPPPGDDTALIALTDRLDALEREVRRS, from the coding sequence GTGAGCACCGCAGCCGCGCCGCCGACCACCTCCACCGCGCCCACGGCCCGCGCCCTGTGGAACCGCACCCGGGGGATCGCCCTCGCCGTGGTGCTGCTCCTCGCCGGGGCCGTCGTCCTGGCCGCCGTGCGCTCCACCGAGCGGCACGGGGAACTGGACCCGCGCTCCGCCGACCCGACCGGCAGCCGCGCCGTCGCCGAGCTGCTGGCCGAGCGCGGGGTCACCACGCGCGTGGTCGGCACCCTCGACGCGGCCCGCGCCGCCGCAGGCCCCGACACCACTCTCCTGGTCGCCGTCCCCGACCTGCTCACCCGCGGCCAGCAGACCGCCCTGCACCGGGCGACCGCCGCCTCCGGCGGACGCACCGTCCTGGTCGCCGCGAGCGGCTGGTCCGTCGAACGGCTCGCCCCCGGAGTCGTCGCCGACCCCGCCGACAGCCTCGGCACCACCCTGACCCCCGACTGCGACCTGCCCGAGGCGCGCCGCGCGGGCAGCGCCGACACCGGAGGCATCCGCTACACCACCACCCGCAGCGGCGCCCAGGCCTGCTACCCCAGCGACCGGCTCGCCACGCTCCTGCGGCTCCCCGCGGCGTCCGGGGGCGACACCGTCGTCCTCGGCGCGCCCGACATCCTCTACAACGACCGCCTCGACAAGCAGGGCAACGCGTCGCTCGCCCTGCAACTCCTCGGCTCCCGCCCCCATCTGGTCTGGTACCTCCCCTCGCTCTCCGACGACTCCGCCGCGGACAACGCCGACGGCGAGAGCTTCCTCGACCTGCTCCCGTCGGGCTGGCTGTGGGCGACCCTCCAGCTCTTCATCGCGGCCGTCCTCGCCGCCTTCTGGCGCGGACGGCGCTTCGGGCCCCTCGTGCCCGAACGCCTCCCCGTCGCCATCCGGGCCTCGGAGACCACCGAGGGCCGCGCCCGCCTCTACCGCAAGGCCAACGCCCGCGACCGCGCGGCCGCCGCTCTCCGCTCCGCCACCCGCACCCGCCTCGCCCCTCTCGTCGGGCTGCCCGCCGCCCAGGCGCACACGCCCGAGGCCCTGCTCCCCGCCCTGTCCGCCCGCCTCACCGGCGAAGGACAGGACCTGCGCTCCCTGCTGTTCGGGCCGCCGCCCGGCGACGACACGGCCCTGATCGCACTGACCGACCGACTCGACGCCCTCGAAAGAGAGGTACGCCGTTCATGA
- a CDS encoding AAA family ATPase, which yields MDPTTDIAAGTEAAADPRAALEALRAEIAKAVVGQDPAVTGLVVALLCRGHVLLEGVPGVAKTLLVRALASALELDTKRVQFTPDLMPSDVTGSLVYDTRTAEFSFQPGPVFTNLLLADEINRTPPKTQSSLLEAMEERQVTVDGTPRPLPEPFLVAATQNPVEYEGTYPLPEAQLDRFLLKLTVPLPSRQDEIDVLTRHASGFNPRDLRAAGIRPVAGPADLEAARAAVAGTTVSPEITAYVVDICRATRESPSLSMGVSPRGATALLSTARAWAWLTGRDYVIPDDVKALALPTLRHRVQLRPEAEMEGVTADSVIDAVLAHVPVPR from the coding sequence ATGGACCCGACCACCGACATCGCCGCGGGGACCGAGGCCGCGGCCGATCCCCGCGCCGCCCTGGAAGCCCTGCGCGCCGAGATCGCCAAAGCCGTGGTCGGCCAGGACCCCGCCGTGACCGGTCTCGTCGTCGCCCTCCTGTGCCGCGGGCACGTCCTGCTCGAAGGCGTCCCCGGCGTGGCCAAGACCCTGCTCGTCCGGGCCCTCGCGTCCGCCCTGGAACTCGACACCAAGCGGGTCCAGTTCACCCCCGACCTGATGCCGAGCGACGTCACGGGCTCCCTCGTCTACGACACCCGTACCGCCGAGTTCTCCTTCCAGCCCGGCCCGGTCTTCACCAACCTCCTGCTCGCGGACGAGATCAACCGCACCCCGCCCAAGACCCAGTCCTCCCTCCTGGAGGCCATGGAGGAACGGCAGGTCACGGTCGACGGCACGCCCCGCCCGCTCCCCGAGCCGTTCCTGGTCGCGGCGACCCAGAACCCGGTCGAGTACGAGGGCACCTACCCGCTGCCGGAAGCCCAGCTGGACCGGTTCCTGCTCAAGCTGACGGTGCCGCTGCCGTCCCGCCAGGACGAGATCGACGTCCTCACCCGCCACGCCTCGGGCTTCAACCCCCGTGATCTGCGGGCGGCGGGCATACGACCGGTCGCCGGCCCCGCCGACCTCGAGGCGGCCCGTGCCGCGGTCGCCGGCACGACCGTCTCTCCCGAGATCACGGCCTATGTCGTGGATATCTGCCGTGCCACCCGTGAATCCCCCTCGCTCTCCATGGGTGTGTCCCCCCGTGGGGCCACCGCCCTCCTGTCCACCGCCCGGGCCTGGGCCTGGCTGACGGGCCGGGACTACGTCATCCCCGACGACGTCAAGGCCCTCGCCCTGCCGACCCTGCGCCACCGCGTCCAGCTCCGCCCGGAGGCGGAGATGGAGGGGGTGACGGCCGATTCCGTCATCGACGCCGTCCTCGCCCACGTCCCGGTCCCGCGCTGA